In Penicillium oxalicum strain HP7-1 chromosome VII, whole genome shotgun sequence, one DNA window encodes the following:
- a CDS encoding Eukaryotic translation initiation factor eIF-1 — translation MSIENLKTFDPFAEADEDTGETKQSQNYIHIRIQQRNGRKTLTTVQGLPKKFDQKKILKVIKKKFACNGTIVTDTEMGEVIQLQGDQRKDVQEFLTDKKEGLELDAKTIKVHGF, via the exons ATGTCCATCGAAAACCTCAAGACCTTCG ACCCCTTCGCCGAAGCCGACGAAGACACCGGCGAGACTAAACAGTCTCAGAACTACATCCACATACGGATTCAGC AACGCAATGGTCGCAAGACTCTGACTACTGTTCAGGGACTTCCCAAGAAGTTTGACCAGAAGAAGATCCTGAAggtcatcaagaagaagttCG CTTGCAATGGCACCATTGTCACTGACACCGAGATGGGTGAGGTGATTCAGCTTCAAGGAGATCAGCGTAAGGATGTCCAGGAATTCTTGACCGACAAGAAGGAAGGCCTTGAGCTGGATGCAAAGACCATCAAG GTCCACGGGTTCTAA
- a CDS encoding Phosphoribosylaminoimidazole-succinocarboxamide synthase — MSEAITKLDLQGALPLVASGKVRDLYQVDDKTLLFVASDRISAYDVIMENGVPNKGVLLTLCTKTWFEILTKAIPSLRTHFITLDLPPQIPESLRPKLQNRSMQVRKLRILPIEAIVRGYITGSAWKEYQKSGTVHGIKVAPGLQESEAFPDGPIYTPSTKAELGEHDENIHPDQATAIVGEPYASTIASLAVQLYKAAHAYALERGVIIADTKFEFGVDEETNEVVLADEVLTPDSSRFWPKDSYKIGQGQASFDKQYLRDWLVSEGLKGKEGVRMSDEVVQKTAEKYKEAWEKITGSQ, encoded by the exons ATGTCGGAAGCCATCACAAAACTTGACCTGCAGGGCGCTCTGCCCCTTGTTGCCAGCGGCAAGGTGCGCGATCTGTATCAGGTTGACGACAAGACCCTACTCTTCGTTGCTAGTGATCGCATCTCCGCGTACGATGTGATTATGGAGAAT GGAGTTCCTAACAAGGGAGTCTTGCTCACGCTTTGCACAAAGACCTGGTTTGAGATCTTGACAAAGGCTATTCCTTCTTTGCGCACCCATTTTATCACTCTCGACCTTCCCCCTCAGATCCCCGAGTCGCTTCGTCCCAAGCTCCAAAACCGCAGCATGCAGGTGCGCAAGCTGCGTATTCTTCCTATTGAAGCCATTGTTCGTGGGTACATCACTGGTTCTGCCTGGAAAGAGTACCAGAAATCTGGCACCGTGCATGGCATCAAGGTGGCGCCGGGTTTGCAGGAGAGCGAGGCGTTCCCCGATGGACCCATCTACACCCCAAGCACCAAGGCTGAGCTGGGAGAGCACGATGAGAACATCCATCCTGATCAAG CCACGGCCATTGTCGGTGAGCCCTACGCCTCTACCATTGCCTCGTTGGCTGTGCAGCTGTACAAAGCAGCTCACGCCTACGCACTGGAGCGAGGTGTCATTATCGCCGACACCAAGTTTGAATTTGGAGTGGACGAGGAAACCAACGAGGTTGTGCTGGCGGATGAGGTTTTGACCCCCGACTCCTCGCGCTTCTGGCCAAAGGACTCGTACAAGATTGGCCAGGGTCAAGCAAGCTTCGACAAGCAATACCTGCGTGACTGGCTTGTCTCGGAGGGCTTGAAGGGCAAAGAAGGTGTTCGGATGAGCGACGAAGTGGTTCAGAAGACAGCCGAGAAGTATAAAGAGGCATGGGAGAAAATCACTGGCAGTCAATAG
- a CDS encoding Complex I intermediate-associated protein 30, protein MFPTRRLAAPGGFFKRSAEEFSRLSRIAWNTEALNTPTKSYTLLDFEDVSTVEGCKTMADRAVGGFSTASLDFEPAEPASNTPAHARFHGSISTKLPANWRVERTGYAAFRNRDRGFWLFGRLYWDVDPYAYLALRIKSDGRRYTVNIQTDSIIETDIHQHRLYTRHHRVHGQTPMQQALSSRSGEDSAIEKGHHSRGIPDALSDFPPESTILSSSSSVKTAGATGWETVLLPFNSFVRTNHGYVMEPQTSLLRSRVKSIGIGLTDRIEGPFDLRIHKIWATNGMGEADIEEERRICGADALPLDEGVKSGWSDQKSNKELEGQVGSAPKGKGLKGLKSEWDD, encoded by the exons ATGTTTCCCACACGGAGACTAGCTGCCCCAGGTGGCTTCTTCAAGCGGAGCGCCGAAGAATTCAGTCGCCTCTCAAGGATCG CGTGGAATACGGAGGCCTTGAATACTCCCACCAAATCATATACACTGCTGGATTTTGAAGATGTTTCCACAGTTGAAGGATGCAAAACAATGGCCGATCGCGCGGTAGGTGGATTCAGCACCGCAAGCTTGGACTTTGAGCCTGCAGAGCCCGCGTCGAACACCCCTGCGCATGCCCGCTTCCATGGAAGCATCTCAACCAAACTGCCGGCGAACTGGCGTGTGGAAAGGACCG GATATGCGGCGTTCCGCAACCGGGATCGCGGTTTCTGGCTCTTCGGTCGCCTTTACTGGGATGTGGATCCCTACGCATACCTCGCTCTTCGCATCAAGTCCGATGGTCGCCGATACACGGTCAATATTCAGACCGACTCGATCATCGAGACCGATATCCACCAACACAGACTGTACACGCGGCACCATCGCGTCCATGGTCAGACACCTATGCAGCAGGCTCTAAGTTCAAGGTCGGGTGAAGACTCAGCGATCGAGAAAGGGCATCATTCTCGGGGTATCCCAGATGCACTTTCGGATTTCCCGCCCGAGTCCACAatcttgtcttcctcttcgagCGTCAAGACTGCTGGCGCTACCGGGTGGGAGACGGTACTCCTCCCCTTTAACTCCTTTGTACGAACCAATCATGGGTATGTCATGGAGCCACAGACATCCTTGCTTCGGTCGCGTGTGAAGAGCATTGGTATTGGACTCACGGATCGTATTGAGGGACCATTTGATCTACGTATTCACAAGATATGGGCCACCAATGGTATGGGTGAAGCCGACATTGAAGAGGAGCGACGCATCTGTGGCGCGGATGCCCTGCCCCTGGATGAAGGTGTCAAGTCGGGTTGGTCTGACCAGAAATCTAACAAAGAGCTCGAGGGCCAAGTCGGCTCTGCGCCGAAAGGGAAGGGCCTGAAGGGCTTGAAATCGGAATGGGACGACTGA
- a CDS encoding Mediator of RNA polymerase II transcription subunit 12, whose product MIPHSSAGQPWAYPTRDPNGGPVRVDLAQAAGHFDSSSAVSQPIRRADAVATGGPSHIFGRDEQYGSHDPRSPGAHPPARVHGHNSRGGDDPPGPFSRLYRRSRAMIIEVQNMLQGRNHHLHLHFPLSYGSVTRRAPADADSEACDPPPVKKVSTTPYRIETPAAAPILKGDKVAGFAPWTGKHPEDILNEQTANQVTTIGHRCLKMNQHRPPALYAQLKHRTGLQMLSTVFTAALEKRQNHSTVHAPSTFKPPPRVTLTDNKREAWLRDLANSTVPLRRLSRTIPHGIRGKVFAGSMPQQMDPSSPAVWLAKCVGANEIRAFKRKGTSGALATGLEAKWVREWTTNVQQFVEGVFATPKVTDWKAKMTYAVGLSARLFFENLLDHEQFLEWFLASFEAASLATVPVWVLMLGIYWDNIMRFRRRGRRLVEILLEKLRQTITAKIDALRPLLDRLSRFVRKIAHEHTSSMIIPVSWDVYKDCIRQSLDLSNNVDRALLQNIAERNVRVQRPRNSQRSSQVSSHQHQRIVRLFDSIQSAHDVLTVSAACFEALGNGLALVSKLLEWLATPFRHGVRRVYVGVRLLRRWKACGVDVDQHILCFLANAGVNKKIDLENVYHTISELVRSQTFSVGRYLQWLMAKGAPSRQIDDNVPPVNVAGDVELITQLPVCRLPEHVCNLRRTLMVRTGYSATEEALMIESIKTAITHRLPALFNLSMPLDNVPQSLPTSLPWSVKAEVTQWLRRCVVEHTRVSTCVPQSSLPTLSSQISALTPDEFYLVRDILEKFGDISILADVLNVASSSDDSIILASIADTIHCHLDVLLVIGAAMDLFRKVVGAYSNVKRNGLPSLDMIFSLIELGLRMPSESHTVAILRQDLLRLENRSVVAACSPVSDHIPDSLGDADPLLREKLDHLLYVGNVIDEPTMEALFQSLTKHLEGDDGKSSLSANDTCRYLAQLRSFQPKHFDVTLARWVCMRIKSSDRSHFMRVLPPLIGVGCVTIRSFWSLAKRLSASANTILDAADLPTDLLGLLMIEDRGAPFLDLVSYRFEMSRQQFISNNTDMILSILYDATASLSGTDKVATAKYTELENSMIGLLVELLMRNPTTSSQFCLERIESQPVVFTSVVRKALDVLLGSSSQRGQQSVIEEVEKLALGADEFSLPLCQLRLQIIFQMQSTPQDRSKLVDAMFRTVVAGSGAQRPPWIDLVALMSSDSVRHIRERAEKEFLAIPLLEEPILSEGMKNLNAARLYLSVIEQLASSIPDSGVPTIAPLIVDKLESLLHKFVAIQSSQADNRGAQSAAHDCHRDSERLLAFWFSAFCKLVIIHRVSFAQTASALKVGPSPEQPRLLVLLLSIALCRLPNIMSSGPSGADNSPHQGAGSGGQTCPAVPLQTYALDLVASLVDVFPDEARHQCARILKEKCPPFAALQDDSRFVYLLGPIPDINTSGMVQATSAQSPMASASTPTAVPATSSNARDAAQTPSVNANPGFSENPACITNRLRLEHRGRTIGPYPVRPWELLEDAAPFVGLNDTAVNLGYFDARRVRV is encoded by the exons ATGATTCCTCATTCCTCCGCCGGCCAACCCTGGGCCTATCCGACGCGCGATCCCAATGGAGGGCCCGTACGGGTTGACCTGGCACAAGCGGCCGGTCATTTTGATTCATCATCGGCCGTCTCACAGCCAATCCGCAGGGCCGATGCCGTCGCAACCGGCGGCCCGTCACACATCTTCGGTCGAGACGAGCAGTACGGATCGCACGATC CGCGGAGCCCCGGAGCACACCCACCGGCACGGGTTCACGGCCACAACTCTCGTGGCGGGGACGACCCTCCTGGTCCTTTCAGTCGGTTATATCGGAGATCCCGGGCCATGATCATCGAAGTTCAGAACATGCTTCAGGGTCGAAaccaccatctccacctccattTCCCGCTCAGCTATGGATCAGTGACCCGCAGAGCGCCAGCCGATGCAGATTCGGAGGCTTGTGACCCTCCTCCGGTTAAGAAGGTATCGACGACACCGTACCGGATCGAGACACCTGCCGCTGCTCCGATTCTCAAGGGAGACA AGGTCGCGGGCTTTGCGCCATGGACTGGAAAGCACCCGGAGGATATATTGAACGAGCAGACTGCAAATCAGGTTACTACGATCGGACACAGGTGTCTCAAAATGAATCAACACCGCCCGCCAGCACTGTATGCCCAGCTGAAGCATCGGACGGGGTTACAGATGCTTTCAACGGTCTTCACTGCGGCACTCGAGAAGCGTCAAAACCACAGCACAGTACATGCTCCATCAACATTCAAACCACCACCCCGTGTCACGCTCACTGACAACAAGCGAGAAGCTTGGCTTCGCGATCTGGCCAATTCGACGGTACCCCTTCGCCGATTGAGCAGGACGATTCCCCATGGTATTCGGGGCAAGGTGTTTGCTGGATCAATGCCTCAGCAAATGGATCCCAGTAGCCCGGCGGTTTGGCTCGCAAAGTGCGTTGGCGCCAATGAAATTCGCGCCTTCAAGCGAAAAGGCACAAGTGGTGCTTTGGCCACCGGGCTCGAAGCCAAGTGGGTTCGAGAATGGACAACCAACGTGCAACAATTCGTGGAGGGGGTCTTCGCTACGCCCAAAGTGACGGATTGGAAAGCCAAGATGACCTATGCGGTGGGTCTGAGTGCGCGTCTCTTTTTCGAAAACCTGCTCGACCACGAACAGTTTCTGGAATGGTTCTTAGCGTCCTTTGAGGCTGCTTCTTTGGCGACTGTGCCGGTCTGGGTGTTGATGCTAGGAATCTATTGGGACAACATCATGCGGTTTAGGCGCCGAGGCCGGCGTTTGGTGGAGATTCTCCTCGAAAAGCTTCGCCAGACGATTACTGCCAAGATCGATGCCCTCCGTCCCCTCCTTGACCGCTTGTCTCGCTTCGTCAGGAAGATCGCGCATGAACATACATCCTCGATGATTATTCCTGTTTCATGGGACGTATATAAAGATTGCATTCGCCAATCTCTGGACTTGTCCAACAACGTTGACCGCGCTCTACTTCAAAATATCGCAGAACGAAACGTGCGGGTCCAAAGACCTCGAAATAGCCAACGGTCAAGCCAGGTCTCCTCCCATCAACATCAGCGGATTGTTCGCCTTTTTGATTCGATACAATCCGCTCACGACGTTCTCACAGTGTCGGCTGCATGCTTTGAGGCACTTGGCAATGGACTTGCTCTAGTATCAAAGCTGCTAGAATGGCTCGCAACGCCTTTTCGACATGGCGTCCGCCGGGTTTACGTGGGCGTACGTCTCCTGCGGAGGTGGAAGGCATGTGGCGTTGATGTAGACCAACACATCTTATGTTTTCTCGCAAATGCAGGTGTCAACAAGAAGATTGACTTGGAGAATGTCTATCACACCATCTCTGAGCTCGTCCGGTCACAGACATTTTCAGTTGGTCGGTATCTTCAATGGCTCATGGCGAAGGGAGCTCCGAGTCGCCAAATTGATGACAACGTGCCTCCGGTCAATGTGGCAGGTGATGTTGAGCTCATCACACAGTTGCCCGTTTGCCGCCTACCTGAACACGTTTGTAACCTGCGCAGGACTTTGATGGTGCGGACCGGATATTCGGCGACAGAGGAAGCCCTAATGATCGAAAGTATTAAGACGGCCATCACGCATCGTCTTCCTGCCTTGTTTAACTTGTCGATGCCATTAGACAATGTGCCTCAATCGCTACCAACGAGTCTTCCGTGGTCGGTCAAGGCCGAAGTCACTCAGTGGCTTCGGCGTTGTGTCGTTGAACACACCCGTGTGAGCACTTGTGTGCCGCAATCATCTCTACCTACTCTATCCAGCCAGATCAGCGCTCTCACACCCGACGAGTTTTATCTCGTTCGCGACATCCTCGAAAAGTTCGGTGATATTTCGATCTTGGCTGATGTATTGAATGTTGCATCTAGCTCAGACGACTCGATTATCCTTGCCTCCATCGCTGATACCATTCACTGTCATCTTGATGTGTTGTTGGTGATCGGCGCTGCGATGGATCTCTTCCGCAAAGTGGTCGGGGCATATTCTAACGTCAAACGGAACGGCCTCCCGAGCCTCGACATGATCTTCTCGTTGATCGAGCTCGGTCTTCGTATGCCTAGTGAATCGCACACCGTTGCCATTCTTCGCCAAGACCTCCTGCGTCTTGAGAATAGGTCTGTTGTGGCTGCTTGCTCGCCAGTCTCAGACCATATTCCAGACAGCCTTGGTGACGCAGATCCCCTCTTACGGGAGAAGCTCGACCATCTCTTGTACGTCGGGAATGTTATTGACGAACCAACTATGGAGGCGCTATTTCAATCTCTCACGAAGCATCTCGAGGGGGACGATGGGAAGTCGAGTCTGTCGGCAAATGACACTTGCAGATACTTGGCGCAGTTGCGGTCTTTCCAACCTAAGCACTTCGATGTGACACTTGCTCGATGGGTGTGCATGCGCATAAAGTCATCGGACCGGTCGCATTTCATGCGCGTCTTGCCTCCACTTATTGGCGTCGGATGTGTGACTATTCGGTCATTCTGGTCTCTTGCAAAAAGGCTGTCCGCTTCCGCCAACACTATATTGGATGCTGCGGATTTGCCCACGGATTTGCTCGGACTTTTGATGATCGAAGATCGCGGCGCGCCATTCCTCGATCTCGTATCCTATCGCTTTGAGATGTCCCGGCAGCAATTCATTTCAAATAACACGGACATGATTCTTTCGATCTTATACGACGCTACTGCTTCTCTGAGCGGTACCGACAAAGTCGCGACGGCCAAGTACACCGAGCTGGAGAACTCAATGATCGGGTTGTTGGTAGAGTTGCTCATGCGGAATCCCACCACCTCAAGTCAATTCTGCTTAGAGCGAATCGAAAGCCAACCGGTCGTCTTCACGTCTGTTGTCAGGAAAGCTCTCGACGTGCTTCTTGGCTCATCCTCCCAGCGGGGGCAGCAGTCGGTTAttgaggaggtggaaaagcTGGCACTTGGCGCGGATGAGTTCTCACTTCCGCTATGCCAGTTGAGACTTCAAATCATCTTTCAGATGCAGTCGACTCCTCAGGATCGCAGCAAGCTAGTCGATGCGATGTTTCGGACAGTCGTTGCTGGCTCTGGCGCACAAAGGCCTCCATGGATCGATCTCGTGGCCTTGATGAGTTCCGATTCTGTGCGTCACATTCGCGAGAGGGCAGAGAAGGAGTTTCTTGCAATCCCACTACTAGAAGAGCCTATTCTCTCCGAAGGCATGAAGAATTTGAATGCCGCAAggctctatctctctgttATTGAGCAACTTGCATCCAGCATTCCGGACTCCGGCGTACCGACAATTGCACCTCTCATTGTTGACAAACTGGAAAGTCTCTTGCACAAGTTCGTGGCCATCCAGAGCAGTCAAGCTGACAATCGCGGCGCTCAATCGGCTGCCCATGATTGCCACCGTGATTCGGAGCGCTTATTGGCCTTTTGGTTTTCAGCGTTCTGCAAATTAGTGATCATCCATCGCGTTTCTTTTGCACAAACGGCTTCTGCTCTCAAAGTTGGTCCCTCACCAGAACAGCCCCGTCTGCTGGTCTTACTTCTCTCGATCGCCTTATGTCGGCTCCCAAACATTATGTCGAGTGGCCCTTCCGGGGCAGATAACTCTCCGCACCAGGGCGCCGGTAGCGGTGGTCAGACATGCCCTGCTGTCCCCTTGCAGACCTACGCGTTGGATCTGGTAGCGTCATTGGTTGATGTTTTCCCTGATGAGGCTCGTCATCAGTGCGCCAGGATATTGAAAGAAAAGTGTCCGCCTTTTGCAGCCCTTCAAGACGACTCGCGTTTTGTCTACCTCCTGGGCCCCATTCCCGATATCAACACTTCTGGGATGGTCCAGGCTACATCTGCCCAATCTCCTATGGCGTCTGCCTCCACCCCCACGGCCGTGCCTGCCACCAGTTCCAACGCGCGCGATGCAGCTCAAACCCCATCCGTGAACGCAAATCCCGGGTTCTCTGAGAACCCGGCCTGCATAACGAACCGGCTGCGCCTTGAACACCGTGGGCGTACCATCGGCCCATACCCTGTTCGACCGTGGGAGCTTCTTGAGGATGCCGCTCCCTTTGTTGGTTTGAACGACACCGCGGTCAATCTGGGCTACTTTGATGCCAGACGTGTGCGTGTTTAG